A region of Gracilinanus agilis isolate LMUSP501 chromosome 3, AgileGrace, whole genome shotgun sequence DNA encodes the following proteins:
- the PFN2 gene encoding profilin-2 isoform X2 has product MAGWQSYVDNLMCDGCCQEAAIVGYCDAKYVWAATAGGIFQSITPIEIDMIVGKDREGFFTNGLTLGAKKCSVIRDSLYVDGDCTMDIRTKSQGGEPTYNVAVGRAGRALVIVMGKEGVHGGTLNKKAFELALYLRRSDV; this is encoded by the exons ATGGCTGGCTGGCAGAGCTACGTGGATAACCTGATGTGCGATGGCTGCTGCCAGGAGGCCGCCATTGTCGGCTACTGCGACGCCAAGTACGTGTGGGCGGCCACCGCCGGGGGCATCTTCCAGAGCATCACG CCAATAGAAATAGACATGATCGTAGGAAAAGATCGGGAGGGTTTCTTTACCAATGGTTTGACTCTTGGTGCAAAGAAGTGCTCAGTAATCAGAGATAGTCTGTATGTCGACGGTGACTGCACAATGGACATCAGGACAAAGAGTCAAGGTGGTGAACCAACATATAATGTTGCTGTAGGCAGAGCTGGCCGAG CATTGGTTATAGTCATGGGAAAGGAAGGTGTCCATGGAGGGACACTGAACAAGAAAGCATTTGAACTCGCTTTATACCTGAGGAGGTCTGACGTCTAA
- the PFN2 gene encoding profilin-2 isoform X1, translating to MAGWQSYVDNLMCDGCCQEAAIVGYCDAKYVWAATAGGIFQSITPIEIDMIVGKDREGFFTNGLTLGAKKCSVIRDSLYVDGDCTMDIRTKSQGGEPTYNVAVGRAGRVLVFVMGKEGVHGGGLNKKAYSMAKYLRDSGF from the exons ATGGCTGGCTGGCAGAGCTACGTGGATAACCTGATGTGCGATGGCTGCTGCCAGGAGGCCGCCATTGTCGGCTACTGCGACGCCAAGTACGTGTGGGCGGCCACCGCCGGGGGCATCTTCCAGAGCATCACG CCAATAGAAATAGACATGATCGTAGGAAAAGATCGGGAGGGTTTCTTTACCAATGGTTTGACTCTTGGTGCAAAGAAGTGCTCAGTAATCAGAGATAGTCTGTATGTCGACGGTGACTGCACAATGGACATCAGGACAAAGAGTCAAGGTGGTGAACCAACATATAATGTTGCTGTAGGCAGAGCTGGCCGAG tctTGGTCTTTGTAATGGGCAAAGAAGGGGTCCATGGAGGTGGATTGAATAAGAAGGCATACTCAATGGCCAAATACTTGAGAGACTCTGGGTTCTAG